The Rhopalosiphum maidis isolate BTI-1 chromosome 2, ASM367621v3, whole genome shotgun sequence genome segment TGAGGACATCGGGGATTATACGTGCATCGCCAGAAATGGCGAAGGACAAATTAGCCATACGGCTAGGGTTTTAATAGCGGGTGGGGCCGTAATCATGTCACCTCCGACCAACCAGACGAAATTGGAAGGCGAAAAAGTCGAATTCACTTGTGGCGCCAAAGCCATGCCTGGTAATGTTACTGTCCGGTGGTCCCGCGACGGAGCTATCGTGAAGTCGATCTCATCGCTGGAAACCAGAGTGACCATCAAAAAAGACGGTTCCATGGTTATAAATCCCGTCAGCGCTGATGACTCTGGTCAATATCTGTGCGAAGTTAGCAACGGCATTGGTGATCCCCAATCCGCATCTGCCTATTTGAATGTCGAATGTACGTATAAATTCAATCGTAAGGCgataaaatatcgactattaatatgtttgtatttagATCCAGCCAAAGTTACATTCACGCCGACCGTACAGTATCTACCGTTCAGATTAGCTGGCGTTGTTCAATGTTACATTAAAGCCAACCCGCCTTTACAATACGTCACTTGGACCAAAGACAAACGTTTGCTCGAGCCTTATCAGCAAAAAGACATCGTTATCATGAACAATGGTTCGCTGTTATTTACCagggtaaataatttaaaaaacaaaactttgTTTCGAGATCGCGATGACCGTGTACGcatttcattgattttttttttttttgattttatttcaaatcacTTAGGTCAATCAAAACCACCAGGGCAGATACACGTGTACACCCTACAACGCACAGGGTACTCAAGGATCATCCGGACAAATGGAAGTGTTGGTCAGGAAACCGCCAACATTCACCGTTGAACCGGAGAACATGTACCAGCGCAAAATCAGCGAATCGGTGGAAATGCATTGTGACGCACAAGAAGCTGAAGGAACCCAAAAACCCAAAATTCAGTGGCAAAGAGTAAGTTATTCGATAACAATACCCAACCAATTGAactgaacaatattattgtatgattgATAAAACAGAGAGATGGCGCTCCGTTGCCAAAAGGTCGTCACAGCATACATGGTGGTAATATCACAATAGAAAACCTCAGAAAAACAGATTTCGGATATTATCACTGTGTCGCGAGTAACGAAGTTGCCACAATAGTTACAACCACACATTTGGTCGTCGAGGGCACTCAGCCGCACGCCCCTTACAACGTCTCGGCAAACGCTTCAGAGACGACTGTTACACTGCAGTGGCTACCCGGTTATAGCGGCGGTCCCGATTACAAACAAGACTACACGATTTGGTAAACTTTGATACACAGCCGCCATCCATTCGCTATAACAGAGTGTAATGATTTTTCGTTTAGGTACAAAGAACCGGGGATGGCGGACTGGTCTACAATACCGGTTACTCCGTCGGGGAGCACCCAAGTCACCATAAACAGACTAACTCCGGACACAACATACGAGTTCCAAGTGGTGGGGAAGAACGCGTTGGGCGATGGAATGCTTAGCAAAGTTATTTCGATAAGGACACTGGGTGAGTAAATGCAATGTGAACCGGACGTAGTTACAATAATACAGTGTTTttctttcattttattttattaaaaaaaaaaagtatacttgtttttaagaaaaaaaattaaacgactGACGGGGGTTGGCTACACAGTGTCAGTTGTATAAACGGGCCGCACTGTACATTTAGTCGCTTTAGACGCTTATTGGAATATGGAAAAatcaatgtaattttataataaatatttattaatataataatttataatgaatgtgGCTGTTAAATTCACATTCTATAAACTAAGTATTTTGAATGATTTAAACACAACTGTGGTAGATCAAGGTCTAGATATCTTCTACTAAAGTTATACGTTGTATCCCCTTTTGGAGAATCAACGAGGCCTTGAACTTCcacataatttatgatttaaactaCTTGTGCACACAATTTGAAATAACTTACGTTTTATTGTAGAtaacgtatattgtattatataataatttatgtcggatgcttacaaaataaataaaaattcaaaattaaaggcCTGTGTAAATGACCACCAGGTCAAATgtgaaactatttttaatatcaatattaactgTGTACCTCGttgtatgatttataataattttacttacttCATTGCTCAACCGGTCGCCGCGTACGCGACAGTGTCGAAGCTTTCCGTTTTTTGTTGTAAGCGTCCGCAAAATTGTGTTCTATAAATGCCCTTGTTGTATACCATAAGTTTGGTCTGTTGTGCTTATTCTATTCTCTGTTGGGTGGCAGCAGCCGTACCATTAACCGTGGCCAAAAAAACAAGTCCCGCGCCACCGGTCACCGAGTTACCTCCTCCCCCGAGCGACGGTAAGcacaaacaatataatgtacatattttttcatttagtgtaatatacaaataatatatatctagatAATGCATGAAaacttactattatattttcgtactGTACATAGCACATTTATTTACCGCATGATAGCGTTGGTGTCACAACTATACGTTTCgttaagatttaataatattttttttttctacaatttttagaaaatcctTTATCGACATTATTTCAGGAATAACTATGGCTTTAcccataaaattactatttcattttattttgttttgcatgtgtttatttttattttattttattttattccacgTTTTGCAGACGTTGTCGACTA includes the following:
- the LOC113554641 gene encoding protein turtle-like isoform X6, with amino-acid sequence MGLRLDQRLFSKVTVVFAALVLSLFNRVLVSTTGSTFNDAVHITAIVGESVVFNCQVEFPAEHPVPYVLQWEKKGLDIPIFIWYDNYPTHSGSGYEGRVARVSQDSPYGLASLNLTNIQESDQGWYACKVVFLNRSPTNKNGTWFHLDVHAPPKFVTTPGEVQYINVGDSIILNCQAVGTPTPEIVWFKDATDVQPTTTVGIFNDGTELRISNIRTEDIGDYTCIARNGEGQISHTARVLIAGGAVIMSPPTNQTKLEGEKVEFTCGAKAMPGNVTVRWSRDGAIVKSISSLETRVTIKKDGSMVINPVSADDSGQYLCEVSNGIGDPQSASAYLNVEYPAKVTFTPTVQYLPFRLAGVVQCYIKANPPLQYVTWTKDKRLLEPYQQKDIVIMNNGSLLFTRVNQNHQGRYTCTPYNAQGTQGSSGQMEVLVRKPPTFTVEPENMYQRKISESVEMHCDAQEAEGTQKPKIQWQRRDGAPLPKGRHSIHGGNITIENLRKTDFGYYHCVASNEVATIVTTTHLVVEGTQPHAPYNVSANASETTVTLQWLPGYSGGPDYKQDYTIWYKEPGMADWSTIPVTPSGSTQVTINRLTPDTTYEFQVVGKNALGDGMLSKVISIRTLAAVPLTVAKKTSPAPPVTELPPPPSDDVVDYSDLILPTESSGATMYPPVFRPKGPKPGPPRNVSIAEVKNGFVISWQAPLERANLVRYYVINYKTDGIWRTLNKAQIRAEDTHYLIKSLVGGRTYYFRVVAYSLKSFENSEEIKFPVPARVKHKAITAGVVGGLLFFVVAIILSVCAVKICNKRKRRKHEKAYNMVACRITDARNGGQIPGTSQVPLKKLADTRTYRDYRLELS
- the LOC113554641 gene encoding protein turtle-like isoform X8, with protein sequence MGLRLDQRLFSKVTVVFAALVLSLFNRVLVSTTGSTFNDAVHITAIVGESVVFNCQVEFPAEHPVPYVLQWEKKGLDIPIFIWYDNYPTHSGSGYEGRVARVSQDSPYGLASLNLTNIQESDQGWYACKVVFLNRSPTNKNGTWFHLDVHAPPKFVTTPGEVQYINVGDSIILNCQAVGTPTPEIVWFKDATDVQPTTTVGIFNDGTELRISNIRTEDIGDYTCIARNGEGQISHTARVLIAGGAVIMSPPTNQTKLEGEKVEFTCGAKAMPGNVTVRWSRDGAIVKSISSLETRVTIKKDGSMVINPVSADDSGQYLCEVSNGIGDPQSASAYLNVEYPAKVTFTPTVQYLPFRLAGVVQCYIKANPPLQYVTWTKDKRLLEPYQQKDIVIMNNGSLLFTRVNQNHQGRYTCTPYNAQGTQGSSGQMEVLVRKPPTFTVEPENMYQRKISESVEMHCDAQEAEGTQKPKIQWQRRDGAPLPKGRHSIHGGNITIENLRKTDFGYYHCVASNEVATIVTTTHLVVEGTQPHAPYNVSANASETTVTLQWLPGYSGGPDYKQDYTIWYKEPGMADWSTIPVTPSGSTQVTINRLTPDTTYEFQVVGKNALGDGMLSKVISIRTLAAVPLTVAKKTSPAPPVTELPPPPSDDVVDYSDLILPTESSGATMYPPVFRPKGPKPGPPRNVSIAEVKNGFVISWQAPLERANLVRYYVINYKTDGIWRTLNKAQIRAEDTHYLIKSLVGGRTYYFRVVAYSLKSFENSEEIKFPVPARVKHKAITAGVVGGLLFFVVAIILSVCAVKICNKRKRRKHEKAYNMVACRITDARNGGQIPGTSQVPLKKITGEELASC
- the LOC113554641 gene encoding protein turtle-like isoform X7 — translated: MGLRLDQRLFSKVTVVFAALVLSLFNRVLVSTTGSTFNDAVHITAIVGESVVFNCQVEFPAEHPVPYVLQWEKKGLDIPIFIWYDNYPTHSGSGYEGRVARVSQDSPYGLASLNLTNIQESDQGWYACKVVFLNRSPTNKNGTWFHLDVHAPPKFVTTPGEVQYINVGDSIILNCQAVGTPTPEIVWFKDATDVQPTTTVGIFNDGTELRISNIRTEDIGDYTCIARNGEGQISHTARVLIAGGAVIMSPPTNQTKLEGEKVEFTCGAKAMPGNVTVRWSRDGAIVKSISSLETRVTIKKDGSMVINPVSADDSGQYLCEVSNGIGDPQSASAYLNVEYPAKVTFTPTVQYLPFRLAGVVQCYIKANPPLQYVTWTKDKRLLEPYQQKDIVIMNNGSLLFTRVNQNHQGRYTCTPYNAQGTQGSSGQMEVLVRKPPTFTVEPENMYQRKISESVEMHCDAQEAEGTQKPKIQWQRRDGAPLPKGRHSIHGGNITIENLRKTDFGYYHCVASNEVATIVTTTHLVVEGTQPHAPYNVSANASETTVTLQWLPGYSGGPDYKQDYTIWYKEPGMADWSTIPVTPSGSTQVTINRLTPDTTYEFQVVGKNALGDGMLSKVISIRTLAAVPLTVAKKTSPAPPVTELPPPPSDDVVDYSDLILPTESSGATMYPPVFRPKGPKPGPPRNVSIAEVKNGFVISWQAPLERANLVRYYVINYKTDGIWRTLNKAQIRAEDTHYLIKSLVGGRTYYFRVVAYSLKSFENSEEIKFPVPARVKHKAITAGVVGGLLFFVVAIILSVCAVKICNKRKRRKHEKAYNMVACRITDARNGGQIPGTSQVPLKKITDLDQPEYQV